The window ttcggaactacaaaaaattgactccaagtttgaaattttaaatagtaaccaccctgtttattgcatatttgaattcaccttTACAAGTTacaatagtttttgacatatgtcaatttttttgtttaaaattttcatttgcaagggtttatctaaaatatcatagcccttgaaccctttgcgataagtaaataattttttgcgttcgATAACCAAAGGTTTCaagagttttttaaaattttcgaaattgtcaaccgtcaaaattcatggctagtatgattttttcaaaatggttttcaaaaaactgctataacttagttttttcaaatggaacgaccctattttcttaacggcaattgAAAGAATCGATATTTACGGTGACTTATCAACacgtcctatacctatctcttacagtttttgagagaaatcacaaaaaaccgattttacttcgtaatttttatagttaatcaagtagactttgcaaaatagttaacaattgtcaaacttcaatattttttagtttttagctgctTCATTATCAAATAGGCAGTAAAacttttaacatttaattatgatttattataacttagtgaattatgtaaagtaactcagtcagtctcGCATCTAATTTTGAACTTTCTGAATGCAAATGTgaacaaatcgaacattttttttttgattaatagcacaattttattgtatttttcaaaagtttacttgattaaaaatgaaagtaatgagctaaaattcatttttttgtgattatttcaaaaactgtaagagatagacatagaagatgttaataaaagtctgcataaaaattgatgtttttttgattgtcattaaaaaaacagggtcattctatttgaaaaaactgttttataataattttttaataatcattttcaaaaaatcataatagccttgcaatttgacaattgacagtcctaaaaattttagaagactCTTCGAACCTTtggttatcaaatgcaaaaaaatattcacctATTGTAAACGATTCACGAGcagtgatattttaaataaaccctcgcaaataaaaaattgtagaaaaaaattgacatacgtcaAACACTGACAGATAGGTACTAACAACTagagtaaattttactcagtttcaagagaccaattaaaaaatgcaataaaaataggtggttactatttaaaactttaaaggtgggcgccaatttctcgtagttccaaaaattcagccattttgaaaataatttagttgaaatcAGACTGATCAatttggatcgtatacaaaattttaaaactctcGCTATataagaagttaaaaagtttctaatgtaggccctaaaagaatcaacCTGTATGTGAGTGAGAATTTTGACTCACGAGTGCGCTTGCGCATGAGTGGGACACCACTCACGAGCTTTATAGTGGCATTTTGATCACGTgtgaaatacgacgttttatcttacaggtgctatgtaaaaaaaatccaagaaattCAAGTAAATATCCTCCTATAACGTTGGGATAGttttatgtatcagtttttgTAGTGAACTGTGTTGCAAtagttatgaaataaacagtctcATTGTTTTCCCTAATTACCTCACTTGTTTTACTCACTTGTGAGTAAAACTGAGAGCTTTATCTCTCTTTATCACCAAAAACAATGTTATAATGTACCTAAAAAACTGCATCCGTAAGAGcgtaagataaaaattattttaggaCATTTAAGGATCAACAAtggcttttttaaattctctgGGGCAGCCTGTATATACAAAACATGCTTCTTCTGGGTTTTGAAATGAGCGCTTTTATTTAGTGCTTTTCTTTCCGTTAGGTTCGCGTTCAAGCGACGCTGGTGCTTTTCATTGTTGCGTTAATGGCGCCGATTGGTGTTGTGTTTGTCTAAATCCGGTatcggtgttattttaattaaaaaatcgttgCTTCACTAATTTTAAGACCAAAAGTGTGAATTCAAGCTAAACCGGGCACGAAATACTTTACTAAACAAGTGTCCCGCATTCGGGTATGGCAATGACTTCTTCACAAGTAAAAGCACAACAGAATAACATGGCCGGTAGCGGATGGCCCCGCAGAAACAGTCAAAATTCCACCACAGCTGTGGCCCCCACGTCCACGTTCGAGAACAAATATTCAGTCACCTCCCCAGCGATAAACAggataattaatttgtaggttTGGGGCTGGTTTTTTTGGTGTGCTTTTCTAATTCTTTTGTAGGTATCCTCTTACGAACTATATCTTCGGTACGAAGGAGCCCCTTTTCGAAAAGGATCCAAGTGTTCCGGCGAGGTTTCAACGAATGAGGGATGAATTTGAAAGGATAGGGATGAGGAGAAGTGTTGAGGGTGTTTTGCTTGTTCACGAACATGGTTTACCACATGTTTTATTGTTGCAATTGGGGACGACGTTTTTTAAGTTGCCTGGGGGTGAATTAAATCCAGGGGAAGATGAAGTGGAAGGGCTCAAAAGACTCTTGACAGAGGTATGTAATGTGCAATTAGTGTTCTGTAAAGGAGGCTTACGTCGAAAATGGGaaaaaatagcaatttttGTACTTGTTTATACCAAATTGTAGCAAATTACTTATGTTAtggctttatttattaatgtatAGCAGGTAAGACAAAGATTTTTATAACTAGTATGTAAAAAGGTATtcaatgttattatttattgtaatttattattaacagataacgtggtaaaatttaaacttgtGTGTCAAGCAGGTAGgttatgtttttgtttgacGTTTGTTGACGAACGGTTGTCATAATTTATGATGTATTTGGCTAAAGGGTGGCTGTGTCTGGTTTCTTTTTCAAGTTGGACAaactgtacaaaatttcatttcttGTGGATGAAATTAGGACAGTATGATGTGTGTTCAATTACTCCAGTCAAaagttaagaaaaataattttttgtagtaatGCAAAGTGATCCAAAATGACTATTTCAGTTGGCAAatctgaaatttatttttagaagttaCCACTGGAGTACAATTCTTCTGTGACTTCTTCTTAACAACAATTAAACAATctggttattaattttatctcTGAGTtgctattgtaaaaaaaatgttatctaAGTCCGTGATTTAAATGATATCGAGTGATGgttttgagtttttgtaaTGGTatattttggttttctttgatTCAAAATGGTGTTgaacattaaaataaagtttaacaAACGACAttattcttgtttttttaagcgttttaacaattatttcatcaaaaataagTTTACTAAATTCTAACTATAACTAATACTTACTCCTTTTTGCGATAAGAATGTAGTGAGATTTCGTCaagtttagtgaaaaactctccaaattttatcaaaaaagaaatgtttttacttttttcttgtgtttaaacatgttttttcaACTTGGATCGAGattattttgctaaatttacACTGAAAACGTTCcacgtttttgaccaaaatggtcaaaaaatgataaaattaggCCGACAATGACTTTAGGTGTTCTTTTTTTGCATATTAGCCAGTGGTTTTAGCAGGTATTGTAttaaaaacgcaaatatttctcaaaattgtgtcgaaaataaacagaaaaactACGAAATTATGTCAAAGAGttgtattgtttttgttttttttgagctacacacttttttttcaaaaataaaagggTAGTTCTGTTTTCTTCGAACGGTTTTGAGCCAAATCTGTTTAGAAATCGTAGATTACAATAGACAGTGacattattgttgttttttttttaacgttttaatacatttttaaaccaaaGCCGTAA of the Tribolium castaneum strain GA2 chromosome 1, icTriCast1.1, whole genome shotgun sequence genome contains:
- the Cpsf5 gene encoding cleavage and polyadenylation specificity factor subunit 5, which produces MAMTSSQVKAQQNNMAGSGWPRRNSQNSTTAVAPTSTFENKYSVTSPAINRIINLYPLTNYIFGTKEPLFEKDPSVPARFQRMRDEFERIGMRRSVEGVLLVHEHGLPHVLLLQLGTTFFKLPGGELNPGEDEVEGLKRLLTETLGRLDGVKQDWLVEDIIGNWWRPNFEPPQYPYIPPHITKPKEHKRLFLVQLQEKALFAVPKNYKLVAAPLFELYDNSQGYGPIISSLPQALCRFQFIYM